In one window of Gossypium hirsutum isolate 1008001.06 chromosome A01, Gossypium_hirsutum_v2.1, whole genome shotgun sequence DNA:
- the LOC107947326 gene encoding transportin-1: MAAAGSASWQPQEEGLKEICGLLEQQISPSSSADKSQIWQQLQHYSQFPDFNNYLAFILARAEGKSVEIRQAAGLLLKNNLRTAYKMMSPAHQQYIKSELLPCLGAADKHIRSTVGTIISVVVQLGGILGWPELLQASINCLDSNDLNHMEGAMDALSKICEDIPQVLDSDVPGLAERPINIFLPRLFQFFQSPHASLRKLSLGSVNQYIMLMPSALYASVDKYLHGLFGLANDPAAEVRKLVCAAFVQLIEVRPSVLEPHMKNVIEYMLQVNKDTDDEVALEACEFWSAYCDAQLPPEILREYLPRLIPILLSNMAYADDDESLAEAEEDESLPDRDQDLKPRFHTSRFHGSEDAEDDDDDSFNVWNLRKCSAAALDVLSNVFGDEILPTLMPIIQAKLAATGDEAWKDREAAVLALGAVGEGCINGLYPHLSEIVAFLIPLLDDKFPLIRSISCWTLSRFSKYIVQDSGHQKGYEQFDAALMGLLRRILDTNKRVQEAACSAFATLEEEAAEELAPRLEVILQHLMCAFGKYQRRNLRIVYDAIGTLADAVGGELNQPVYLEILMPPLIAKWHQVPNSDKDLFPLLECFTSIAQALGTGFTQFAQPVFQRCINIIQTQQLAKVDPVSAGVQYDKEFIVCSLDLLSGLTEGLGSGIESLVSQSNLRDLLLQCCMDDASDVRQSAFALLGDLARVCPVHLHRRLSEFLDIAAKQLNTPKLKETISVANNACWAIGELAIKVRQEISPIVMTVISCLVPILQHAEGLNKSLVENSAITLGRLAWVCPDLVSPHMEHFMQSWCIALSMIRDDIEKEDAFRGLCAMVRANPSGALSSLVFMCKAIASWHEIRSEELHNEVCQVLHGYKQMLRNGAWDQCMSALEPPVKDKLSKYQV; encoded by the exons ATGGCGGCGGCTGGAAGTGCTTCGTGGCAGCCACAAGAGGAGGGGTTGAAGGAGATTTGTGGACTGCTGGAGCAGCAGATTTCGCCATCTTCTTCGGCCGATAAATCTCAGATTTGGCAACAGCTTCAGCACTATTCTCAGTTCCCTGATTTCAATAACTATCTCGCTTTTATCCTTGCACGAGCCGAG GGTAAATCAGTAGAGATTCGACAAGCTGCTGGTTTGCTGCTGAAAAATAATCTAAGAACTGCATATAAGATGATGTCTCCGGCACACCAACAATATATAAAGTCAGAACTATTACCTTGTTTAGGAGCAGCAGATAAACACATTAGGTCAACAGTTGGGACAATTATATCTGTGGTTGTCCAACTAGGGGGGATTTTGGGGTGGCCTGAGTTGTTGCAAGCTTCTATAAATTGTTTGGATAGCAATGACCTAAATCACATGGAAGGTGCAATGGATGCATTGTCAAAG ATTTGTGAGGATATACCACAAGTGTTGGATTCGGATGTGCCTGGGTTAGCTGAAAGGCCTATTAACATATTCCTTCCTAGGTTATTTCAG TTTTTTCAGTCTCCACATGCTTCTCTGAGAAAGCTTTCATTGGGTTCTGTAAACCAATATATTATGTTGATGCCTTCT GCTTTATATGCATCTGTGGATAAATACCTTCATGGTTTGTTTGGCCTTGCTAATGACCCTGCAGCAGAAGTGCGGAAATTG GTTTGTGCAGCATTTGTTCAGCTAATTGAAGTCCGTCCATCTGTTCTGGAG CCGCATATGAAGAATGTAATTGAATATATGTTGCAAGTAAATAAGGATACTGATGATGAGGTGGCACTTGAAGCATGTGAATTTTG GTCTGCTTATTGTGATGCGCAGTTACCACCTGAGATTTTGAGAGAATATTTACCACGTCTAATTCCA ATTTTATTGTCAAATATGGCTTATGCAGATGACGATGAATCACTTGCTGAGGCTGAG GAAGATGAGTCTCTTCCAGACAGAGATCAG GACCTAAAACCTCGATTTCATACGTCACGATTTCATGGTTCTGAGGATGCAGAAGATGAT GATGATGACTCATTCAATGTATGGAACTTAAGGAAATGCAGTGCAGCAGCTCTTGATGTTCTATCAAATGTGTTCGGGGATGAAATTCTTCCAACTTTGATGCCTATTATTCAG GCCAAGTTAGCTGCTACTGGTGATGAAGCCTGGAAAGATAGGGAAGCTGCTGTTTTGGCTCTTGGCGCAGTTGGTGAAGGTTGCATTAATGGTCTTTATCCTCATTTGTCTGAG ATTGTGGCATTTTTAATTCCCCTTTTAGATGATAAGTTTCCTCTCATAAGGAGTATTTCTTGTTGGACACTTTCTCGATTCAGCAAATACATTGTTCAG gATAGTGGTCATCAAAAAGGCTACGAGCAATTTGATGCAGCTCTTATGGGTCTTCTGCGAAGAATATTAGATACTAACAAGCGGGTGCAAGAGGCTGCTTGTTCAGCTTTTGCAACACTTGAAGAG GAGGCTGCCGAAGAGTTGGCACCAAGGTTGGAAGTAATTTTACAGCATCTTATGTGTGCTTTTGGCAAGTATCAG AGGCGGAACCTCAGAATTGTTTATGATGCTATTGGAACTCTAGCAGATGCTGTTGGAGGGGAATTGAATCAG CCCGTCTATCTTGAAATTCTGATGCCTCCACTTATTGCGAAGTGGCATCAGGTTCCAAATTCTGACAAAGATCTCTTTCCACTGCTTGAGTGCTTCACTTCCATAGCGCAG GCATTAGGTACCGGGTTCACTCAATTTGCTCAGCCTGTATTTCAGAGGTGCATAAATATCATCCAGACTCAACAATTGGCCAAG GTTGATCCTGTTTCAGCTggggttcagtatgataaggagtTCATTGTATGCTCGCTAGATTTGCTTTCTGGACTAACAGAGGGTCTTGGTAGTGGAATAGAAAGTTTG GTCTCGCAGAGCAATTTGAGGGATCTGCTTCTGCAGTGTTGCATGGATGATGCTTCTGATGTTCGCCAAAGTGCCTTTGCACTTCTTGGGGACCTTGCTAGG GTTTGCCCTGTTCATTTGCATCGTCGTTTGTCTGAATTTCTTGATATAGCGGCAAAGCAATTG AATACTCCCAAGTTAAAGGAAACCATTTCAGTAGCGAACAATGCATGCTGGGCTATTGGCGAGCTAGCAATTAAG GTACGGCAAGAAATTTCTCCAATTGTCATGACAGTGATCTCATGTTTGGTTCCAATCCTTCAGCATGCTGAG GGGCTGAACAAGTCACTTGTTGAAAATAGTGCTATTACACTAGGGAGGCTTGCATGGGTCTGTCCAGATCTTGTATCGCCACATATGGAGCATTTCATGCAATCTTGGTGTATTGCTTTGTCTAT GATACGTGATGATATTGAGAAAGAAGATGCGTTCCGGGGCCTATGTGCAATG GTCAGGGCAAATCCATCAGGGGCTCTGAGTTCACTTGTTTTCATGTGCAAAGCTATTGCAAGTTGGCAT GAAATAAGGAGTGAAGAACTACATAATGAAGTTTGTCAGGTCTTGCACGGTTATAAACAG ATGCTTAGGAATGGGGCGTGGGACCAATGTATGTCTGCCTTGGAGCCACCTGTGAAGGATAAACTTTCAAAGTATCAAGTATAA